In Leishmania mexicana MHOM/GT/2001/U1103 complete genome, chromosome 20, one genomic interval encodes:
- a CDS encoding putative telomerase reverse transcriptase gives MSASFPSIPGFAGPLSLKAFLEEYFGLHLTFAAETASPSPRAAATAETPSAAGFRALRDVVLPPNQSFLVVVYVALHASSSPPPTTAHASPTPATPDPGCAAPPTGLGRLRQLLAHQTAVSTAHDTCVTRCNPSDRQNPFCLSSSSTGKNGNARGPWCASASWLLYTSTSHRPFTDALLRHPWWASFSACLGPAAMGFIEMYCPIVLQLEAMAGGVQVIGPALKHVALETSFSATAQLSEIKGLPPRGSASVSSRGVKRGVDTGECSAPLPLQKQRRVEAVASPPKAGRRLQREVAPSHRPCRDDSFSSPVNRAAMPATWAAALTRTDVPRTRLYSVRVSDSDCTGDGGGALPLPAGFLEAQWLRRHPHSLHRVLQAALPKRAAYGASTRHYCAGTGERGTGCTSVEDISMWHVAHVFRWLVLQPSQSSADASQTTSPKFDLPSYLRRLLSTVVDQCSRLDLRGAALKHTGYLEEAFRRQQQGVEPWDVQRLSTPVDVVVSYLRTLLSTLRWAPLKEANNGLFWGRDAAGSERVLDALMRAVRGWLIAGRQAVVPVSRFLDGVPVAQVPWLNGFYTTTPSLPFSDATSSAARHARRERSQVQQRVWLQFVLFLTQDILPFLLRASFTITWSSKNTHKLLFFPAFVWRRLVRREVRRTRSCRAPRSQMPLAEERTRSVGAERAALFSAPSACGGAVAAAFPSPHSAASNASAAISAPRDVWRAVRTGGALTHRGARATLATRGGGASCLYAGVRFRPDRRKLRPIAVVRSASLRSLKEMARGSPSPYSHASAIVRLLRRLGCSDADGQLPAATATLLRQVQARSRHNRRTGVHRSAHPLPPHLPHKAALQDALRCLVSGVEEQRVRDGLPRLSNLSHQDEYAELRSFCEEVRGRHAVPCEGPTETTPAVSSASPPGATACFAPYVTLVRSDASRCYDNLPQERVLAAVRSLVKHDAYRVLRFTVIHAVDSEATCKGGCLLRRTFTTRTIPCAEAECGFLTRIPRGHIYWEEEGRTPAGPHTSAAVSRTTDASSRCGANLISGAAVRALLSEHIRHHLVVVSGGSLFEQRVGILQGSPVAMLLCDRLFSNVVDTALSSILSEHAERSLLLRRVDDVLVATTSPAAAERCLRAMQRGWPSVGYLSNPSKLTLSKACGSLVPWCGLLLHDTTLEVSVEWRRIGVLLGSLRVGDPHYVHRGDYEPLYLTQRFLAVLQLRVAPTALCGRMNSKTRQLQTFYEVGLLWSRVVLEKVQEALPVARNRCVTVLLLRPLAVCVGRLCRLLSRHQRFLAARQSACDVSAAEVRACVLTALHRTVQAKLRVLQARTVRAMTAQRGPSLKGRRKTFCSKKASSVGRKGCERRRRGRNRRSTRVCLRSFWWLTAAEVESQWRRSLGALHRAAPRPGEACGSTASSPSPAASASLLMEDGPLSMHARALSATRLSQT, from the coding sequence CCAGCGACACCGGATCCGGGTTGCGCTGCGCCCCCCACGGGGCTCGGCCGGCttcggcagctgctggccCATCAGACGGCGGTATCGACAGCTCACGATACATGTGTGACACGATGCAACCCTTCCGACCGACAGAATCCCTTCTGTTTGTCTTCGTCGTCCACGGGCAAGAATGGCAACGCTCGTGGTCCCTggtgtgcctccgcctcttggCTTCTCTACACCAGCACTTCTCATCGACCCTTCACCGACGCTCTGTTGCGCCACCCGTGGTGGGCATCGTTTTCCGCCTGCCTGGGTCCCGCAGCTATGGGGTTTATTGAGATGTACTGTCCTATCGTTCTTCAGCTGGAGGCCATGGCTGGCGGGGTGCAGGTGATCGGGCCTGCCCTGAAACACGTAGCGTTAGAGACGTCGTTTTCCGCGACGGCGCAGTTATCGGAGATTAAGGGCCTGCCGCCACGGGGAAGCGCCAGTGTCTCTTCACGTGGCGTGAAGCGCGGCGTCGACACAGGCGAATGCtccgcgcctctgccgcttcaAAAGCAAAGGCGTGTGGAGGCGGTagcgtcgccgccgaagGCGGGACGAAGGCTCCAGCGAGAGGTCGCCCCGAGTCATCGTCCATGTAGAGACGACTCCTTTTCCAGTCCCGTGAACCGTGCGGCGATGCCTGCCACCTGGGCGGCCGCATTGACGCGCACCGATGTTCCGCGCACACGACTCTACAGTGTGCGCGTCTCGGATAGCGACTGCaccggtgacggcggcggcgcgcttcCGCTGCCAGCGGGCTTCCTCGAGGCGCAGTGGCTTCGCCGCCATCCACATAGCTTGCACCGTGTGCTTCAAGCCGCTCTGCCGAAGAGGGCAGCCTACGGGGCATCCACACGGCACTACTGCGCGGGTACTGGCGAGAGGGGCACCGGGTGCACGAGTGTAGAAGACATATCGATGTGGCACGTAGCGCACGTCTTCCGTTGGTTGGTGCTACAGCCCTCTCAGAGCAGCGCGGATGCTTCTCAGACAACCTCACCGAAGTTCGACTTGCCATCCTACCTGCGCCGTCTCCTGTCGACCGTTGTCGACCAGTGCAGTCGGTTGGATCTTCGCGGGGCCGCCCTAAAGCATACCGGCTACCTGGAGGAAGCCTTCCGTCGTCAGCAGCAAGGCGTGGAGCCGTGGGATGTGCAgcgcctctccacccctGTCGACGTGGTGGTCTCCTACCTGCGCACACTGCTGTCCACTCTACGCTGGGCACCGTTGAAGGAGGCCAACAACGGGCTGTTTTGGGGACGCGATGCTGCCGGTAGCGAACGTGTGCTCGACGCGCTCATGAGAGCGGTGCGGGGTTGGCTGATCGCCGGCCGACAGGCCGTCGTTCCGGTCTCCCGCTTCTTGGACGGCGTGCCTGTGGCTCAGGTACCGTGGCTGAATGGGTTCTACACCACGACCCCTTCGCTGCCGTTCTCAGACGCGACTTCGTCCGCGGCTCGTCACGCGCGCCGCGAGCGTTCGCAAGTTCAGCAGCGTGTTTGGCTTCAGTTCGTCTTGTTCCTCACGCAGGACATACTGCCTTTCTTGCTGCGCGCGTCCTTTACAATCACGTGGAGTTCCAAGAACACGCACAaacttctttttttccctgcATTTGTGTGGCGTCGACTGGTCCGCCGCGAGGTGCGTCGTACTCGATCTTGTCGCGCTCCGCGCTCGCAGATGCCACTTGCCGAGGAAAGAACTCGCAGTGTCGGTGCTGAGCGTGCTGCGTTGTTCTCGGCACCAAGCGCGTGTGGAGGCGCGGTTGCGGCTGCGTTCCCCTCGCCCCACTCAGCCGCCTCCAACGCATCTGCGGCCATTTCCGCACCGAGAGATGTATGGCGCGCTGTGCGTACTGGCGGTGCGTTGACGCACCGGGGCGCGCGCGCTACCCTTGCcacacgcggcggcggtgcatcCTGCCTTTACGCTGGCGTTCGCTTCCGCCCTGACCGGCGCAAGCTGCGACCCATTGCTgtggtgcgcagcgcgtccCTGCGGTCGTTGAAAGAAATGGCCCGTGGCTCACCGAGCCCGTACAGCCACGCAAGCGCCATCGTACGCTTGCTGCGCAGACTAGGGtgcagcgacgccgatggtcagctgccggcggcgacagcgacactACTCAGGCAGGTGCAGGCACGCAGCCGTCACAACCGCCGTACGGGCGTCCATCGCTCTGCTCACCCGCTGCCCCCACACCTTCCTCACAAGGCAGCATTGCAGGACGCACTGCGCTGCTTGGTAAGcggggtggaggagcagcgcgtgcgggaCGGTCTGCCGCGCTTGAGCAACCTTTCCCACCAGGACGAGTACGCAGAGCTGCGCAGCTTttgcgaggaggtgcggggGAGGCACGCTGTACCGTGCGAAGGTCCTACGGAGACAACGCCAGCGGTCTCATCGGCCTCACCGCCGGGCGCGACTGCCTGTTTCGCACCTTACGTCACCCTCGTCCGCAGCGATGCCTCGCGTTGCTATGATAACTTACCGCAAGAGCGGGTGCTCGCAGCAGTGAGGTCTTTGGTGAAGCATGACGCCTACCGCGTGCTTCGCTTTACCGTCATTCACGCCGTGGATAGCGAGGCAACTTGCAAGGGTGGTTGCCTACTCCGGCGTACCTTCACGACGCGCACCATCCCgtgcgcggaggcggagtgCGGCTTTCTGACTCGAATTCCTCGTGGCCACATTTattgggaggaggagggacgcACACCGGCTGGGCCCCACACCAGTGCTGCCGTTTCTCGCACAACCGACGCtagcagccgctgcggcgcgaaCCTGATTTCCGGTGCCGCGGTCCGCGCACTCCTAAGCGAGCACATACGCCACCACCTTGTTGTTGTGTCAGGAGGCAGCTTGTTCGAACAGCGCGTCGGAATTCTGCAGGGCTCCCCGGTGGCGATGCTCCTATGCGACCGCCTCTTTTCCAACGTAGTGGACACCGCTCTGTCGAGTATCCTgagcgagcacgcggagcggtcgctgctgctgcgccgggtCGACGACGTGCTTGTTGCCACCACAtcacccgctgccgcggagCGGTGCCTGCGGGCGATGCAGCGCGGCTGGCCCTCGGTCGGGTACCTGAGCAACCCAAGTAAGTTAACGCTGTCGAAGGCGTGCGGCAGCCTCGTTCCCTGGTGCGGTCTTCTCCTACACGACACGACGCTCGAGGTCAGCGTGGAGTGGCGGCGTATTGGGGTTCTACTGGGGTCTCTCCGCGTCGGTGATCCCCACTATGTGCATCGTGGAGATTACGAGCCGTTGTACTTGACGCAGCGCTTTCTTGCAGTGTTGCAGCTGCGTGTGGCTCCCACGGCGCTGTGCGGCCGTATGAACTCCAAAACCCGTCAGCTGCAGACCTTCTACGAGGTTGGTCTGTTGTGGAGCCGTGTCgtgctggagaaggtgcAGGAGGCCTTGCCGGTGGCGCGTAATCGCTGTGTGACCGTGCTACTGCTGCGTCCGCtcgccgtgtgcgtgggtcGCCTGTGCCGGTTGCTAAGTCGTCATCAGCGCTTTCTAGCGGCCCGGCAGTCTGCGTGCGACGTGTCAGCTGCCGAGGTGCGGGCCTGCGTTTTAACAGCACTTCATCGCACGGTGCAAGCCAAGTTGAGGGTGCTACAGGCTCGCACCGTCCGCGCGATGACCGCTCAGAGAGGGCCCTCTTTGAAAGGGCGGCGGAAGACCTTTTGCTCCAAGAAGGCATCGTCTGTTGGACGCAAAGGGTGCGAGCGACGCCGCAGAGGCCGTAATCGTCGTAGCACGCGTGTCTGCTTGCGCTCCTTCTGGTGGCTGACTGCCGCAGAGGTTGAGtcgcagtggcgccgctccctTGGCGCCCTTCAcagagcagcaccacgccCTGGCGAAGCGTGTGGGTCGACCGCGTCTTCACCTTccccggcggcgtcggcatcCTTGCTGATGGAAGATGGCCCTTTATCgatgcacgcgcgtgcgctaAGCGCGACGCGACTCTCGCAGACTTGA